The following proteins are encoded in a genomic region of Palaemon carinicauda isolate YSFRI2023 chromosome 19, ASM3689809v2, whole genome shotgun sequence:
- the LOC137659322 gene encoding uncharacterized protein PF3D7_1120000-like, protein MAERERSPLENKGKVRTLVMQYEERIEGDAKQTSNGKLKHKNSLRMRRNPIREAKDVALARIVAIQKFERSQNEEEIISRIKRKDHKPQEVIVADLVRKLEKTQTMAKKERSPLEKGKDMASAQLRKIVQEEMASEKRGLVSDLVKLYENAIKGDKIGEKNEYQEARKSQTENSIEYFENILREKTESEGDLLGQSPDFREHLNRKAKDIALARISQIIQDELSEEQNENVWKSENIEKDLQNYQDSNSPGTQGDFASKGDEYAEIMMVNGIRRKQTADLKGKFQDERKHLRREAKDLALIRIRQIAEEEISQQKSDKVNGPIQVLEEALKDEKKDKRQKVNLEKIEEGIVKRRIQYFENIIRGIVVSECCQAIKKGLQGVRAHEELLEQNESVWKSENIEKDLQTYQEANSPGTQGDSACSDEYEKIKMAKIMGRKQIADLRREAKDRAFLRIRRIAMEEVFPENRGLVYALVQRWEEALKDEKIEKIKKVIHEVIEEGIVKRHIKNFENVIRGNIKEGDLRVQSRVFTNHLRRTTKDIALAQIRQIVQEEMSEKRSLVYDLTELYENAIKGDKIEKKNEYKAIKSEILENLIEYFENILKENSENEGNLHGQSRDLGNHLRRAAKEVALVRIRNISQEVIKEENFEE, encoded by the coding sequence ATGGCGGAACGAGAAAGAAGTCCattagaaaacaaaggaaaagtgaggacTCTTGTTATGCAATACGAAGAAAGGATTGAAGGCGATGCAAAACAGACCAGTAATGGGAAACTGAAACATAAGAATTCTCTTAGAATGAGAAGGAATCCAATTAGGGAGGCCAAAGATGTGGCCTTAGCTAGAATTGTAGCAATTCAAAAATTTGAAAGATCCCAAAATGAGGAAGAAATTATCTCGAGGATTAAGCGAAAGGATCACAAACCACAAGAAGTAATCGTTGCTGATCTGGTTAGGAAACTTGAAAAAACGCAAACAATGGCGAAAAAAGAAAGAAGTccattagaaaaaggaaaagatatgGCTTCGGCGCAGCTAAGAAAAATAGTACAAGAGGAAATGGCGTCTGAGAAAAGAGGCCTAGTTTCTGATCTTGTTAAACTATATGAAAATGCAATCAAAGGAGACAAAATTGGAGAGAAAAATGAATATCAAGAGGCAAGAAAAAGCCAAACAGAAAACTCTAtcgagtattttgaaaatatattaagagaaaaaaCAGAAAGTGAAGGCGATCTTCTTGGGCAATCTCCAGACTTCAGGGAGCATCTTAACAGGAAGGCTAAGGATATTGCCTTGGCAAGGATAAGTCAAATAATACAAGATGAGTTAtcagaagaacaaaatgaaaacgtctggaaaagtgaAAACATTGAAAAAGATCTTCAAAACTACCAAGATTCAAATAGCCCAGGAACACAAGGAGATTTTGCTAGTAAAGGTGATGAATATGCAGAAATTATGATGGTAAATGGAATACGACGGAAACAAACAGCTGATCTTAAAGGAAAATTTCAGGAtgagagaaagcatcttaggagagAAGCAAAAGATTTGGCCTTAATAAGGATTAGACAAATTGCAGAGGAAGAAATCTCACAACAAAAAAGTGACAAAGTAAATGGCCCCATTCAAGTATTggaagaggctctgaaagatgAGAAAAAAGATAAGAGACAGAAGGTTAACCTTGAAAAAATAGAAGAAGGAATCGTAAAAAGGCGTATCCAGTATTTTGAGAATATCATACGAGGAATTGTTGTATCAGAATGTTGTCAGGCCATCAAAAAGGGTCTTCAAGGAGTGAGAGCACATGAGGAACTATTAGAACAAAATGAAAGCGTCTGGAAAAGTGAGAACATTGAAAAGGATCTTCAAACCTACCAAGAAGCAAATAGCCCAGGAACACAGGGAGATTCTGCTTGTAGTgatgaatatgaaaaaattaagatgGCAAAGATAATGGGACGGAAACAAATAGCTGatcttaggagggaagcaaaagaTAGAGCCTTTTTAAGgattagacgaattgcaatggAGGAAGTCTTTCCAGAAAATAGAGGCTTAGTATATGCTCTTGTACAACgatgggaagaggctctgaaagatgagaaaatagaaaagataaagaagGTTATTCATGAAGTAATAGAAGAAGGAATTGTAAAGAGGCATATCAAGAATTTTGAAAATGTCAtacgaggaaacataaaggaaggcGATCTTCGTGTACAATCTCGCGTCTTCACAAACCATCTTAGGAGGACCACTAAAGATATCGCCTTGGCCCAGATAAGACAAATAGTACAAGAGGAAATGTCTGAGAAAAGAAGCCTAGTTTATGATCTTACGGAACTATATGAAAATGCAATCAAAGGagacaaaattgaaaagaaaaatgaatataaGGCCATAAAAAGCGAAATATTAGAAAACCTTAtcgagtattttgaaaatatattgaaagaaaactCAGAAAATGAAGGCAATCTTCATGGACAATCTCGGGACTTGGGGAACCATCTTAGAAGGGCCGCAAAAGAAGTCGCCTTGGTTAGGATTAGAAATATCTCACAAGAGGTTATCAAAGAAGAGAATTTTGAAGAGTAA